In Gossypium raimondii isolate GPD5lz chromosome 12, ASM2569854v1, whole genome shotgun sequence, a single window of DNA contains:
- the LOC105762830 gene encoding alkane hydroxylase MAH1 — protein sequence MMAVLFVYLGFMVFGIIFLCFLYRFIDNNGLPRNWPLVGMIPTLLLNIHRPHDKVAQILRRSNDTFLYTGLWFTNTSFLATSDPENVRYILSSNSSVYNKGPEWLKQFDIFGEALFNSDGEAWKRHRRVFHAFLNHPQFRQSLAKVLHQRIEEALVKVLEYVSGREMVVNLQDLLVRHAFDIGCITGVGFNPGLLSIEFPENRFHNAMSDTLEAAFYRYVMPDSLWKLQSWLQIGKEKKRSDAWKAFDDLLTQFISTQRHKSKKSVASAGSNEENDFNFLNCYLTGHEITGPTPKDSLIRDNLVHFLFASDDTYSLTLTWFFYLISKAPMVENKIREEIKRHLSMTQVEGGLQIPSNYDELSKLTYLHAALCETLRLHPPIPFEFRTCTKQDFLPSGHRVDQNTRILIGIHAMGRMESLWGEDCYEFKPERWISEDGKIKRESPTKFSAFLAGPRICPGKEVSFLLMKATATAIIHNYNFHVVEGQNIGPKNSAFYQMKKGLMVRVKKRWS from the coding sequence ATGATGGCAGTACTGTTTGTATATCTTGGATTTATGgtttttggaataatttttctttgttttctctaTCGTTTCATAGACAACAATGGCCTCCCTCGAAACTGGCCACTTGTTGGGATGATTCCCACGTTACTTCTCAACATCCATCGCCCTCACGACAAAGTTGCCCAAATCCTCAGACGAAGCAATGACACCTTCCTTTATACAGGACTTTGGTTTACTAACACTAGCTTCTTAGCCACCTCGGATCCTGAGAATGTGCGTTATATATTGAGCTCCAACAGTTCTGTTTATAATAAAGGTCCTGAATGGCTGAAGCAGTTTGATATCTTCGGCGAAGCACTTTTCAATTCCGACGGCGAGGCATGGAAACGTCACCGCAGAGTTTTCCATGCTTTCTTGAATCACCCTCAGTTCCGGCAATCACTTGCAAAGGTTCTCCATCAACGTATAGAGGAAGCGCTTGTTAAAGTTCTTGAATATGTTTCTGGACGAGAGATGGTGGTGAACTTGCAAGATTTGTTGGTAAGGCATGCGTTTGACATTGGTTGCATAACGGGCGTGGGCTTCAACCCTGGGCTGCTCTCCATTGAATTCCCTGAGAATCGATTCCACAATGCCATGAGTGATACTTTGGAGGCAGCTTTTTACAGATACGTAATGCCTGACAGTCTTTGGAAGTTGCAGAGTTGGCTTCAGATTGGGAAAGAGAAGAAACGGAGTGATGCTTGGAAGGCTTTCGATGATCTTTTAACACAATTTATATCGACCCAACGCCACAAATCCAAGAAATCAGTGGCATCCGCAGGCTCAAATGAAGAGAAtgatttcaatttcttgaactGTTACCTGACAGGACATGAGATAACAGGCCCAACACCAAAAGACAGTCTTATAAGAGACAACCTTGTACATTTTTTGTTTGCCAGTGATGATACTTACAGTTTAACTCTCACTTGGTTCTTCTATCTCATCTCCAAGGCACCCATGGTTGAAAACAAGATCAGAGAAGAAATAAAGAGACACTTATCAATGACACAAGTAGAGGGGGGCTTGCAAATACCATCCAACTACGACGAGTTGAGTAAGCTAACATATCTTCATGCAGCGTTGTGCGAAACCCTAAGACTACATCCACCGATTCCGTTCGAATTCAGAACATGTACAAAGCAGGACTTTCTTCCGAGCGGTCATCGGGTCGATCAAAACACCCGAATCCTAATTGGAATACATGCAATGGGAAGGATGGAAAGCTTATGGGGAGAAGATTGCTATGAGTTCAAGCCAGAAAGATGGATTAGTGAAGATGGGAAGATTAAACGAGAGTCGCCAACTAAATTTAGCGCATTCCTTGCGGGGCCAAGGATTTGTCCAGGGAAAGAGGTGTCGTTTCTGTTGATGAAGGCTACCGCAACAGCCATCATTCATAACTACAACTTTCATGTGGTGGAAGGGCAGAATATTGGTCCCAAAAACAGTGCGTTTTATCAGATGAAGAAGGGGTTAATGGTTAGGGTTAAGAAGAGATGGAGTTGA